The Alteribacter keqinensis DNA segment ACCATCGATTTATTTTGCTAAAAACGGTATCGTTGTCTCCGAAACGATGCACCAGCATTTAGAGGAAGCAAAAAACCGTATGCCGAATCTGGGCCATATGTATCCAGATGGTGATCCGATTGAAGCAGGCGAAATTTTGATACAGAAGCAGCTTGCGGATACTTTAACGAGGATACAGCAGGATGGTCCAAGTGCGTTCTATTCAGGAGACATTTCTGAATCAATCAATGAGAAAGAATCAAAAATTGACAAGGATGACCTGGAGTCTTATAAAGTAGAAGTCAAAAAGCCTATCGAAGGGGAGTTTGGTGACTATGATGTTTTAGCGCCGCCCCCTCCATCCGGCGGAATTATGCTTCTTCAAAATCTAAAAATGGCTGAAATGCTGAAAGCTAAGGAGACGAAGGAGAAGCCGTTGGACTTTACGATGCTTATGGGGATGATCAACAGAGCCAGCTACAAGGATCGCTTAGAGAATGTAGGTGACCCTGAATTTAATAAGGTGCCTGTGAAAAAGATGCTTTCTGAGGATAATCTGAGAAATCTTACTTCGGACATTGGTGATGGTACGAAGCTCTCGGATGAATACCTGGCAGAGCTTGATTCAGATGCAGACCTTGAAGACCATGAGAATACCACACATTTCGTTGTAGTCGATCATGATGGCATGATGGTATCCGTGACAAACACTTTGAGTAAGTCCTTTGGATCGGGGATATATGTGGACGGATTTTTTCTCAACAACCAACTGAAAAACTTCAGTAACAATGAAAACTCACCGAATAGTCCTGAACCCGGAAAACGACCGTTCAGCTATACAACACCGACGATTCTAGCTAAAAATGGCAAACCGGTAATAGGCATAGGGGCTTCTGGAGGCCGGCGCATTACCTCAATGGTCACCCAGGAACTTGTGAAGATGATTAAATTCAATGAACCAGTGCAAGAATCGGTCGAACAACCGCGGTCATTCCTCGAGTTTAATGAGAATGCCCTTCATGTAGAAAGCGATTATGTCTTTTTAGAAGACCCGGAAAAACGCGGCATCAACATCAACAATACCGACAGCACAACCAATTTTGGAAATGTCCAAGGATTAGTCATTGATCACGAAAACAATAAAATCTATGGAGCCAGCGACCCGAGAAGGAATGGGAGTTGGGATTCTAAAGATTAAAAGAGGGCGGGACAAAAGTGTTTTAGTTGAATGAAAACCCGAACGAACAATATGCGGTGCAATAAAACCGCTCCTGAAATATACTCCGCTTTCCGCGGCAAGCTGGTGAGCCTCCGTGTGCTATCCTGCTTCTTCCTCTGCCAGCTAACCTAAGAAGCTGTATGCGTCGAAGCAACTCGCAGCATTTTCATGAAGCAGACGCTCGTCACTGGGGTCTCACCTTTGCTTTTCAGAAGGCACTGAAAAAGTTCGATTTTTAACTTTTCCAGTGCCTTCTAAGCAATGAGCGTAAAGGTTGCCATTTTTTAAAGCCTGGTATGAGTGGGTTTCTCGTATCAGGCGCGCAACCGCTGAAGCCATTGCTACTCAATTAAAAGCCACCGAAAAAGTTGTTTTGTACTTTTTCAGTGGCTTCCTTTCCTCCCGCAGGAGTCTGCGTATATTTCATCCGCTACACAAGCGCATTGTTCGGATTTTGAGATAAACACATTCTTTATGTCCCAGCCTTTTTTGTTTGGAAAGAGGGAGGAACAGCAAAAAAACACCCACACATCTGTGTGGGCTATCTTTCTATTAACCTTACTTTTATTTCTTCTACGAGTGTTTCTGTAGTGGCACTTTCCTGGTTTCCAAGCTCCAAAAGTTCCGACAACAGGTCTTTGAGATCGTCTTGTGAGAGCATGAGATTGTCCGAATTCACTATGTAATACACCTCTTTACAAATTATGGATTAAGTACTATTGTAATGGATATTTTTCTGGCCGTAAAGATGATATACCCATTTTTTTCAATATTCACACCGAGAATTAGTAGTCCAATAGTAGTGAAAGTCCATAAAAAAAGCCAGGTTAACTGAAATAACAGTCAACTAAGCTCCTTTATCATCATTGTAATCCCAAAGAATTCTCCATTCCCCATCTTCCTCTGTTACATAAACATACTGCACAAACTCAAAGTAGCCGTATTTTCCATGATACTTTTTTGTTGCTATGAGGTGGTAGACATCCAGTATCTCCGCTTCCTCATGCTTTTTCCAATCATCCACTTTTTTCGGCTTAGTTAGTGTAAAACGAAAGGAATCAGCTCCAAAATGATTGATAAAAACATGAGAGCGATCCTGAATGTAATTCTCCCTTGAAAAGTGGTTGTGCATGCTGGAATGCAGCAACTCCCAGGAAGATGAGAATTTCCCTTCCTGTTCGAGTGTGTAAAAAAGTTCGACTGCTTTTTCCGCCTGTCTGCCATCAGACGATAGCAGAGTGAACAGAAGGATAATGCCTGCAATAAGTACAAAAGATGCAAGCAAAAATGATATGACCGGTGAGCGTCTCCTGCGCATGCTGATAACTCCCTCCAAATATCGTTACAGCATGTTTATTCCGGCTTATCCCACAATAGACATGTGAACCTTCAAACACAGGGCCAGACCCTCTGTGAATTAGGGTATACGGTGCCAGGCACAAAAAAGTGCCAGGCACTGTGTGAACTTGCGCACGCAGTGCCTGGCACCATAAGAGGATCAACCTGTATTCACGAGTCCTGCAGCTACACCGGAAATGGTAAGCAGCACTTCTGTTAACAGTTCATCGGACTGTTCGTCTGATTCGCGCATTTTGCGAATGAGATCCACCTGGAGGAAGCTGAGTGGATCAACGTACGGATTACGGCGGTGCACGGAGCCCTGGATATTCGGCGTGTGATCGAGAAGCTCGCTGTCCCCTGAGATTTCAAGGAGAACGCTCCGGGTACGGTTGTACTCTTCTTCGATGTCACCGAAAATCCGCTCGGCCACGGCCGGATCTTCTACGAGATCAACATACTCTTTCGCAGTCTGCATATCGGCCTTCATCAGGGCCATCTGCAGGTTGTTTACCGTTGCCTGGAAGAACGGCCAAGCTTCGTACATTTCCTGAAGCATCTTCACGTTTTCCTCCGATTGTTCAGCGAATGCTGCAAGGCCTGTTCCTGCGGCATACCATGCTGGCAGCATGTGGCGGCACTGGGTCCAGGCAAACACCCACGGGATCGCCCGTAAGTCCTCAAACTTCTCACTGTTTTTACGGCTCGTCGGACGGGAGCCGATGTTTAACTCCTTAATTTCTTCAAGTGGTGTAGCCTGTTTGAAGTACTTAAGGAAGTCTTCGTCACCGAATACGAGCTGCTGGTATTTAGCCAGTGATTTCTCTGACACTTCTTCCATGGCGTCTTCCCACTCTTTTTTAACCGGATCAACGTCTTTGGTGGCCTTGGCGGAAGCTTCAAGCAGCGCCGATGCCGCCTGCTCCAGGTTACGGAACGCAATGTCCCCGAGCATGTAACGGGAAGACAGAACTTCACCCTGCTCCGTAATTTTAACCCCGTCCCCAAGTGTTTGCGCCGGCTGGGATAAAATACTGCGGTTCAGCGGGCCGCCGCCACGTCCGAGAGATCCTCCGCGTCCGTGGAAGAACTTCAGGCGGATGTCGTACTTGCCCGCCATATCGTGAATTTCCTGCTGGGCTTTAAACAGCTTCCAGTTGGCTGTAATCGTTCCGCCGTCCTTACTGCCATCAGAATAGCCGAGCATGATCTCCTGATGGTTGCCCCGCTCGTTAATATGGTTTCGGTACACATCCATGCTGAACAGCGTCTCCATAATTTCAGGTCCTGCAATAAGATCGTTTACCGTCTCAAGCAGCGGCGCAACGTTCAGGCCGCTTTCCACCCGGCCGTCAGGGTGAAGACGGTAAATCCCTGCTTCTTTTGCGAGCACCAGCACTTCAAGGAGGTCACTGGAAGACTGGGTCATACTTACAAGATACACTTCAATTGAACGAGGTCCGAAGGTATCATGGGCTTTTTTGATCAGCTGAAAGACGCTGAAAATTTCCTGCGTTTCTTTTGAGTAATCTTCATTTAAGAGCATCAGTGGACGAGGGTCTTTTAATACCCGCTCCAGTGTTGCTATCTTCTCTTTTTCAGAAAGCTGACTGTAATCGTCGGTGATTCCGACCATCTTCAGAATTTCCGTGATGGCTGTTTCGTGTTCACCGCTGTGATTTCGAATGTCCAATGTAGCAAGGTGGAAGCCAAACAGCTCAACCTGACGGATAAGCTTATCCAGCTTTTTCAGCTTCTGTCCCGGCTGGGTATGCT contains these protein-coding regions:
- the ppc gene encoding phosphoenolpyruvate carboxylase codes for the protein MQQTTDNSTLLRNDVKKLGNILGDVLKQHGGTELFDKVETIREAAKELRKDYSEEALNRLKDQIASLESPTRQHVIRAFSTYFHLINIAEHNHRIRRSRQYQLDDSILQPFSIESAVAAIKEADYPDDVIQQVLNDLSIELIMTAHPTEATKRTVLEIQKRISTIIQKFDNPLLTTKERRKLEESLTNEVTALWQTDELRQVKPSVIDEVKNGLYYFDQTLFSVLPAIHQELEDQLDDYFPDHQWKVPNFLTFGSWIGGDRDGNPYVTPDVTWEALKLQRELAVKKYDEAMVELMRRFSQSDKYVPVSEELKKSVQEGERTFLRKGEAWKIEPEYYRRKFAIMLKRLRHVDKSKAGYNEAEELLEDLQMIKRSILEHTQPGQKLKKLDKLIRQVELFGFHLATLDIRNHSGEHETAITEILKMVGITDDYSQLSEKEKIATLERVLKDPRPLMLLNEDYSKETQEIFSVFQLIKKAHDTFGPRSIEVYLVSMTQSSSDLLEVLVLAKEAGIYRLHPDGRVESGLNVAPLLETVNDLIAGPEIMETLFSMDVYRNHINERGNHQEIMLGYSDGSKDGGTITANWKLFKAQQEIHDMAGKYDIRLKFFHGRGGSLGRGGGPLNRSILSQPAQTLGDGVKITEQGEVLSSRYMLGDIAFRNLEQAASALLEASAKATKDVDPVKKEWEDAMEEVSEKSLAKYQQLVFGDEDFLKYFKQATPLEEIKELNIGSRPTSRKNSEKFEDLRAIPWVFAWTQCRHMLPAWYAAGTGLAAFAEQSEENVKMLQEMYEAWPFFQATVNNLQMALMKADMQTAKEYVDLVEDPAVAERIFGDIEEEYNRTRSVLLEISGDSELLDHTPNIQGSVHRRNPYVDPLSFLQVDLIRKMRESDEQSDELLTEVLLTISGVAAGLVNTG
- the ggt gene encoding gamma-glutamyltransferase, whose product is MIKRNRIIIISSLIVTLFIFLVLFLQNTDEINHRQSEDFSLNDTKTDKEDGSYGVTSDSEIATEVGMKVLEQGGNAVDAAVAVSYALGVAEPHGSGIGGGGTMLIHPQKGSDHSPVVYDYRETAPSSKSVPESGTGVPGFVAGMNRVHDDFGTMKMEQLIEPSIYFAKNGIVVSETMHQHLEEAKNRMPNLGHMYPDGDPIEAGEILIQKQLADTLTRIQQDGPSAFYSGDISESINEKESKIDKDDLESYKVEVKKPIEGEFGDYDVLAPPPPSGGIMLLQNLKMAEMLKAKETKEKPLDFTMLMGMINRASYKDRLENVGDPEFNKVPVKKMLSEDNLRNLTSDIGDGTKLSDEYLAELDSDADLEDHENTTHFVVVDHDGMMVSVTNTLSKSFGSGIYVDGFFLNNQLKNFSNNENSPNSPEPGKRPFSYTTPTILAKNGKPVIGIGASGGRRITSMVTQELVKMIKFNEPVQESVEQPRSFLEFNENALHVESDYVFLEDPEKRGININNTDSTTNFGNVQGLVIDHENNKIYGASDPRRNGSWDSKD